The window TTGACTGAGTCCTGCCTTCCTCCCATGTGATCATGCAGTGAGCACAGAGATGCACGACAGAATGGAATCCGATCGTTAAGTTCTTGGGTGTAAAGTTGCAACAAAGCATGAGAGAGATATCCCAGAAATCAAAACACAATGTGTGCAGTGAAAAGGTGGTGGACGTATCAACTCACTCGCCATCAGAACATGCTCTCCTGCGTGATTTCAGCATTAGAATGCTGATTGCCGCCTTTCATTGCATAATTTAGGGCATCATCAGTCGCACGCTGCTCCTTATCCTTTGGATGTGTGCCACCCGTGTCCTCTGGATACGTGAGCCTgctaaccctctctctctctctcctttctccATGCATGCTTTTTGCGATCCTTTCTCAGGCGTGGTGTCGCCCACATGTAGCAAAACCGAAAGAGTCGAAGTAAATGAGCCGTGAGTCAATCTGGAAAGGGAAGCACCGGCGTTCCTGAAGTGGTGGGTGACGAGTGGAAAGAcaaatcatttatatatatatatattaccataGATAACAATTATTAGCTTTACttttggaggaggaagaggaagaaaccaAGATATACATGCCGCATGAAGCTTGCAGTTGGCGAGACTGGACCCAGGTAATCATAGGGCAACTAAGTTCAGCTGGAAATCCTCATCCTATTATGATCCAGATCATCTTTCAATTATTCATCAAATCGTTACTGTTCCAGCAAATTACAACTGGGCACGAATCATTGTCTTGCATGTATTAaattataaatcaattatcaaTTGCATTAGCGATAACACTGAGACCATTTTCCAGAATAATATCCATCTTGTAGTCGCAACTCTCCACCCTTCATGCAATTAAAGTCGAAGCTTTAAGGCTTAGGAACCGATTTGAGTGTCACGATGATGAGATTGTATCACGAAAAGAACGATTAATTCATCACAAAATTACCTCCTCGTCAAAGACGTCAACTAGGAATAGCGGGTTGGTCTTCGACCATCTCTGACTGCCTCGGGTGTCTCGTGATGAGCCTCCTACAAACGAGACCACGGGCCCCTCCTCCTCTCGCTTGTTCGCCCGTTAAAGTTGAGATCGAGAGTCCCACGACTCGCTGTTGGATCAGATAGGATTCGAATTTTGAATTGAACGTGTAACGAAGGAATCCAATTTCTCAGGACTCACTTGGGGCTGTCAGTCCTGTCGGGTCCTTTAGGCTCTGGCGTGGATGATAGCTCGATGACCCGTCAAATCGATTTGAAGCTCGGTTTAGTTAAATCAATTCGACGGAGCTTTAGCGTGGCGATCTTGTATTACGCAGAGGCTTTAAATTGCCCTTTTGATTTCAAGTTATATATGTATGTGGAAGACAGAGATGCGCCGGTATGCAAGTGGGACCCGTCGGAGCTGGAAAACGCTCCAGTCTGGCAGCAGGGCCCAACGTTTCACATGGGCGGGACCTACGAGCGAGAAAGGGAAAGAGATGGACTTTCTTCTTCTTATGTCTTCCACACGGCGAGCACCGACAAGATCCAACCGATTCGATCCACGTCGTGATTTTTGGGCCCGCTGGGTCGTCGTGGCATCCTGTGGTTGGTCATTTTTTTAAAGAACCCTGTTGTGGTAGTCGCTCGCGGATCCCTTCCCCCGGTCCAATACTGTCCTATAAATTCGCGAACGCCGCTGTCTCCTTAACTCGTCCGAGTTAGAGATCAACGTCCCCTTCCTTTCCTCTTGAGTCTCTTCGCTCCCCAAACACTGCTATAAGCTAGAGGGAGAGAGAAGACAGAGGTGTTCGTCCTCGTCGCTATAAGTACACAGACGTAACACATGGCTTCTTCTCGTTCTTGGGTGGGTCTCGCTTTGGTGGCCTTCGTGGCTATCTTTCTCGGCATCCTCCTCCCCGCCGCACAAGCCCAGGCTCCAGCTCCGGCTCCGGCTCCGGCCCCCACGAGCGATGGTCAGCCTCATCACCTCATCACACACATCTTTCTGTAGCTTTCTTGGTCGACATATGAATTCAATCTTGGTCTTGTTTGCAGGAACGTCGATCGACCAAGGCGTTGCCTACGCGCTGATGATGGTGGCGTTGGCCGTCACCTACCTGATTCATGCTGCGGATGCATCCTCCACATGGGGGCTCTTCTAAGATCTCCATGGAGTGGATGAGGGCGTAGTGAGGCTTGATGGATCTTGCTTGTCTAAAATTGTATTGTGGTGCAGAGTGTAGTTGGATCGGTATTCGCTGGTCGTAGATTTGAAGGATTCTTTGCCGCTGCTTTGTCGTAATTCCTTCTCTGTGCTTTAGTATATTCTTATCGCCTCGATGCTTGTTCTTGAGAATTCCTTGGCTTAATCCAAATGTGATCGTCATGATCCGAATACTATAATCGACTCATTGATTTATTACCTCGAGAATGTGCGATCCAAAATGCTTGAACTCAAAACTTTGGATGATTTGATTTCCTCCTTTCAAGCTCAAAAATAGTTTCATTAATTTATCTATTAATTTCATTAATTTAGTTTTATGTGATCTAAAATATATAACCGTAAATCGATTCGAACGTCGTCAAAGTTATTAATAAGAAAAGTAACATTCTGAAAATAAATTCACAAAATACGATTCATCAGTGATTTAACTCTCAGCCATTTCTAATTTCTAACGTCATCATCTTTTTAGAATTTTCAGATCCAATAAATCAAAAGTTGTTCGGTTAAAATTGTGTTtcgaaaataaaaaaactaaatgtttaatattaaaatcaacatttgaattcaaactaaatgttTTTCGACTGTATACAAAATTAAATATGTTATTACGAAAATACATGGCATAtactaaaattaataaaatttataaaagtataaacataataaaaaataataaagaaccatatataataagaaaacataatataatatcattatcATTGCTTGTATATTTAATCAAACCAATGTTATTCTgatatgataaataataaaataatatacattTTATATTAAAAACAATAATTATATACACCATATCAATTTACTTCATACTTAAGCCCTCATTTTTTTTCATGGACTTAATATGATTTTAGTAAAAGATCAAAATTGGTAAATATATCATCAAGAACACAAATTATTAATTGAAACTGTGATCAACTGCTCTTTGTTCTTTTGTCAGCTCGACATGGTTGCTCTGTCCCTATCATCATCTTTCGTTATCCTGTTATTGAATGTATGCTCCCATCAATTGGTTCGGTCAATGATCCATTGCTTCAAGATTCGACCGGCTTGATATATGATCTGATCCCTTGTTCTTTGATTGATCTGCCATGTTGCTGAACTATGTAGAGACCTCTTTTTGGTGGCCCAACAAAAGGTGTACTGCAAGCCATGAGAGAACACTGTAGAGCCTTAGTTATCTTCGTGTGACCTCACACAAAGATCAGAGCTGTTCGTGCAAGGTCGCAAAGCTAATGCAGTGAGATCTATCACGAAAGCGTTGACCGAATTTAATCTTCAATCTTATATCCTGTCGAGGAAacagggaaaagatatttttgggtACTTGATGACTGAGTGCTACTGTCTTTTCTTTGCTCGAACATGAGGTTGCACCCGGCATTGATTGCTGCTGACTGATGCCTTGCATGACTCGCACATGTATTTTGGCCTCGATGAACAGAGTATTTGTGCCGTAAACTCAAATATAACAGTGTCTTCCCATCAAATGCTTGCAACGAGGAAAagatcgtcttcttcctcttttgatGACAGTTGAAAGGCAGCAACGGTAAATGGTGATCAGGCTCCATTTATACGTGTGCGTGGGGATGCAGAAGCATTATCACGTGCCAACTCTGGCGTATGAATGAATGAGATCGGATGAGTGAGAGGTCTTCTTCGTAGGGAGTCCTGTCCACCATTACCGCTCGAGCTTCAGCGTAACTACTTCGCTTGCTGCTGCTGTCACTGTCTCCTGTCTGCGGTCGGGGAGAGGGAAAGAACCAAAAATGGAAAAGCCTGCAGAATCGAGAGGTGCaattagatgcatcttcttcttgtCTGTGGACGCAGTTAAAGCTCATCTTTCTGTATGTTTGAAGCGAAGTTCTTGCTTTTAGCGTGAAGCAAAATTCAAAATTAAAGAAGTGATGAGGAAAACAGTAATCGGTGAACCAAAAGAAACCTCGATCAGTGTCTTCCATCACATGCCAGAAGAAAATAAGAGCACGAGACTACCATATCTGAGAAGATGATGATCTGATGCAGTGATCACCATTACAACACGAGAAGTCATGGAGATGTGCAGCACTAATGAAGTGTGTTGGTCTTCGGATCATCTTTCGTGCAGTCTATTCCAGACATCCTCACACTTGGGTACAGAGCATCACATGAACCCAGAACGCTCTCAACTTATCTGCAACCTCACCAAGTCCCAAGAAAAGCAAGACAGGCCGTtaaatcagagagagagagagagagagagagagagagagagagggagtaaAAGTAAAGGCTGCAAACGTGACTGTGGCTAGTCCTGTGCACCTCCAGTGTTCTTTTTAGCTGGTACCTGTTATTTATGAGATCATGTGGCAGGTGGAATTTATGGGGGATGGCGTTATTCTCCGAGCCTAATCTGCTTGGGATACCCCGCGGTGTGGTGGTACCTTGAACGTGGAAGCCTGAAGGAGATAGATGCATGGTGGAAGATGACAAACCCAAGGTGCAGGTTTAATGTGTTGTCTGGAGGAGCTTCACCAAGGGAAGGAAAGCAGCCGCTCCTTCGTACTTGTCCGAAGAAAGCCTCTGCCGGGGGTCACCCAAGTCATCAACAAGGCAAGGAAAGCAGCCCGACAGTCCAGATACAGAAGCATGGCGGTAGCTGAGGACCGAGAACCAGAAAAAAGGATAACGTTCGTGTTCGCCTGATTGCTTTACCGTCGGCTGCACCATTCCTAGCTTTCCGCTTTCCTAAAGCACTTCCATTTTACCTTGTTCGAAGAAGGAAGCTACAAAGCAAGGGGACATCAAAgccaatagaaactataaatgttGGTTCTTCATTAACACTACTCCGCTCAAAGTCCTAGACTTTGTTTGACACACCTTTGTCTCTGCACTGCATCCAAGAATTAGACTGCTTTATCTCCTTTATGGTCATATCTAAAGAACATCGTTTATTTTTCTTGATGGGAGCTCAGAGTTGCTACccctctctatatgcagtttccaTCATTGCCATGTTATCTCATGTATCTGTATAGGACAACCTTCGTGATTCAGGGACAGTTCCTAGAAATCACCGCAGGTGGTCCTAAACCTTGCTTTCATGCTAAGATATAGCAAGTCCTTTTATCCGTGGGTACCTCCAAATAGATTGGCGAGACCTCTGCATAGAACCAAATCAAACGTATATGCCTTTCTCGCGTAGATTAGGAAGCTTCACATGATTGGCCTCAGCTAGTAAGACCGGTGAGAAGCCGGAGTTTACCCATCGTTAGGAAGACACCAAACATACACCTTCGTTGGATTTAATCTTAGATTGTTTCTTTTCATCAAAGACAAACACCCAAAGATCACGTCAGCAGAATCCACTTGTTTCGTGAGGCCATGAATTGCTCACTGGATCTGTGGGA of the Musa acuminata AAA Group cultivar baxijiao chromosome BXJ2-10, Cavendish_Baxijiao_AAA, whole genome shotgun sequence genome contains:
- the LOC135624245 gene encoding arabinogalactan protein 41-like; protein product: MASSRSWVGLALVAFVAIFLGILLPAAQAQAPAPAPAPAPTSDGTSIDQGVAYALMMVALAVTYLIHAADASSTWGLF